A DNA window from bacterium contains the following coding sequences:
- the lepA gene encoding translation elongation factor 4 codes for MENIRNFSIIAHIDHGKTTLADRLLETTKTIEKKDMKEQILDNMDLERERGITIKAHPIRMTYSLDGKEYILNLIDTPGHVDFSYEVARSLAAVEGVLLVIDASQGVEAQTIAHTYLAKAQNKKIIPVINKIDLENIDLDSVLSQIKTLTDEVPILASAKDGIGIDEIFERIIKDIPAPKGDISKPTQALIFDSYFDPYKGVVLYCRVFQGIIKEGDKIILMSSNTNYDVSEIGTLKMGLVRKKELKAGEVGYICAGIRKLSDASVGDTITTQQLKAEKPLPGYKRLKPMVFASIFPGEGTDFAELASSIEKYSLNDASFVFHKESSKALGFGFRCGFLGLLHMDIVQERLEREYEVSLVLSSPSIPYRVYLEGGRSLEIENPIDFPDPSFIVKTEEPYIKATIIVPEEYLSPVLNLVKEKRGIKKAINYIEGRRLILEYEIPLYEMVIDFYDRLKSVSCGLASFDYDLSDWKEVNLVKLDILLSGEVIEPLSLLIRKEDAYKKAKSLTLKLKEIIPRQQFAVAIQASIGKNVIARETIPTFRKDVTAKCYGGDITRKRKLLDKQKEGKKRMKVIGRLKLPQEAFQAILSA; via the coding sequence ATGGAAAACATTAGGAATTTTTCAATAATTGCCCATATTGACCATGGAAAGACAACCCTGGCAGATAGGCTGCTTGAGACAACAAAAACCATTGAGAAAAAGGATATGAAGGAGCAAATCCTTGACAATATGGATCTTGAGAGGGAAAGGGGGATAACAATAAAGGCGCATCCCATAAGAATGACATATAGCCTAGATGGAAAGGAATATATCCTAAATCTCATTGATACACCAGGTCATGTTGATTTTTCCTATGAGGTTGCAAGGAGCTTGGCGGCTGTTGAGGGTGTTCTTTTGGTAATTGATGCCTCACAGGGCGTTGAGGCACAGACAATAGCCCATACATATCTTGCAAAGGCACAAAACAAAAAGATAATTCCTGTAATTAACAAGATAGACTTAGAAAACATTGACCTTGATAGTGTCCTTTCTCAGATAAAAACATTAACAGACGAGGTGCCAATCCTTGCTTCAGCAAAGGATGGAATTGGAATAGATGAAATATTTGAAAGGATTATAAAGGATATACCAGCACCAAAAGGCGATATATCAAAGCCAACACAGGCTTTAATCTTTGATTCATACTTTGACCCATATAAGGGTGTTGTCCTCTATTGCAGGGTATTTCAGGGTATAATAAAAGAGGGAGATAAAATTATTTTAATGTCAAGTAATACAAATTATGATGTTTCAGAGATTGGAACACTAAAGATGGGGCTTGTCCGAAAAAAAGAGCTAAAAGCAGGAGAGGTTGGATATATCTGTGCTGGAATAAGGAAACTATCTGATGCCTCTGTTGGTGATACCATAACAACGCAACAATTAAAGGCAGAAAAACCCCTTCCTGGCTATAAAAGGCTTAAGCCAATGGTTTTTGCATCAATATTTCCAGGCGAGGGAACGGATTTTGCCGAGCTTGCCTCTTCTATTGAAAAATATTCCCTAAATGATGCCTCATTTGTCTTTCATAAAGAATCATCAAAAGCATTGGGATTTGGCTTTAGGTGTGGATTTTTAGGCCTTTTGCATATGGATATTGTCCAGGAGAGGCTTGAGAGGGAATATGAGGTTTCCCTTGTCCTTTCGTCACCAAGTATTCCATACAGGGTTTATCTTGAGGGAGGAAGAAGCCTTGAAATAGAAAACCCAATTGATTTTCCAGACCCTTCATTTATTGTTAAAACAGAAGAGCCTTATATCAAGGCAACCATTATTGTTCCGGAGGAATACCTCTCTCCTGTCTTAAACCTGGTTAAGGAAAAGAGGGGAATAAAAAAGGCAATAAATTATATTGAGGGAAGAAGGCTTATCTTAGAATATGAAATCCCCCTTTATGAGATGGTTATTGATTTCTACGATAGGCTAAAATCTGTCTCCTGTGGACTTGCTTCATTTGATTATGACCTTTCAGATTGGAAGGAGGTAAACCTTGTTAAGCTTGATATTTTGCTCTCTGGCGAGGTTATAGAACCCCTTTCATTGCTTATTAGAAAAGAGGATGCCTACAAAAAGGCAAAATCACTTACCCTAAAGCTTAAGGAGATAATTCCAAGGCAACAATTTGCTGTAGCAATTCAAGCCTCCATTGGAAAGAATGTCATTGCAAGGGAAACAATCCCAACATTTAGAAAGGATGTTACAGCAAAGTGCTATGGAGGGGATATAACAAGAAAGAGAAAGCTCCTTGATAAGCAAAAAGAGGGAAAAAAAAGGATGAAGGTAATAGGAAGGCTAAAGCTCCCCCAGGAGGCATTTCAGGCTATACTTTCGGCTTGA
- a CDS encoding tetratricopeptide repeat protein, protein MFAIKTDLVKKVSSYIYFILSIILASCHQRITEEGSLNNYAIYCIKNNLWNEARFYLEKAKTLYPNSAKINNNLGIVYEYLGRKDEAILSYKKAISLDKEEVYFKNLAALSPCSIPKGLKNSSLVEKIRIEKDLPPSIDFSKTERIGLCISSEDKNLIPLILSAIKEQIIKEANFYIVYNESYPKTQEEIKNVSLKLLVDNILIIDILGYNVSDLKDFDVSTKFIKDENRYEFLRTYYTDRKATLSSSLSLFDSNGFLLFKKDFNCEEKKRYEKENPSIYDYSLILSFTKPLVSSFLSLITQKNYTIERWLVRD, encoded by the coding sequence ATGTTCGCAATTAAGACAGATTTAGTTAAAAAGGTGAGTAGTTACATTTATTTTATTCTTTCCATTATTCTTGCTTCTTGCCATCAGCGAATAACAGAGGAGGGGTCGCTAAATAACTACGCTATCTATTGCATCAAGAATAATTTATGGAATGAAGCAAGGTTTTATTTAGAAAAGGCAAAAACGCTTTATCCTAATTCGGCAAAAATAAACAACAATCTTGGCATAGTCTATGAATATCTTGGAAGAAAAGATGAGGCAATTTTATCTTACAAAAAAGCAATTTCCCTTGATAAAGAGGAGGTATATTTTAAAAACCTTGCCGCTCTTTCTCCTTGTTCTATCCCAAAGGGATTAAAGAATAGCTCATTAGTTGAAAAGATAAGGATAGAAAAAGACCTTCCTCCATCTATTGATTTTTCAAAGACAGAAAGAATTGGTCTTTGTATTTCTTCAGAAGACAAAAATCTTATTCCGCTTATTTTATCAGCAATAAAGGAGCAGATAATAAAAGAGGCAAATTTCTATATCGTCTACAATGAATCCTATCCAAAAACACAGGAGGAGATTAAAAATGTAAGCTTAAAGCTCCTTGTAGATAATATCCTTATAATTGATATTCTTGGCTATAATGTTTCTGACCTAAAAGATTTTGATGTCTCTACAAAATTTATTAAGGATGAGAATAGGTATGAATTCTTAAGAACATACTATACAGACAGAAAGGCAACCCTTTCATCCTCCCTCTCTTTATTTGATAGCAATGGCTTCTTGCTCTTTAAAAAGGATTTTAATTGTGAAGAAAAGAAAAGATATGAGAAAGAAAATCCATCTATCTATGATTATTCCTTAATCCTTTCTTTTACAAAACCTTTGGTTTCTTCTTTTCTTTCTTTAATTACACAGAAAAATTATACTATAGAAAGATGGCTTGTAAGAGATTAG
- the rplQ gene encoding 50S ribosomal protein L17, whose amino-acid sequence MRHRKKYLKIKGSISHRKALLSNLATELFKHKTIKTTYVKAKALSKLAERLITEAKKQTLASHRNIISNLHNKEVAKNLFESAKGFIQKGGYTKVLKLPTRHGDNSQMAIISLCEPKQTPPQNEGESKTSS is encoded by the coding sequence ATGAGACACAGGAAGAAATATCTTAAGATTAAAGGATCTATAAGCCATAGAAAGGCTCTTCTTTCTAATCTGGCAACAGAGCTTTTTAAGCACAAAACAATAAAAACAACCTATGTAAAAGCAAAGGCTTTATCAAAGCTTGCTGAAAGGCTAATAACAGAAGCAAAGAAACAAACCCTTGCTTCCCATAGAAATATTATTTCAAACCTCCATAACAAAGAGGTTGCAAAGAATCTCTTTGAAAGCGCAAAAGGATTCATTCAAAAGGGTGGATATACAAAAGTCCTTAAGCTTCCTACAAGGCATGGAGATAATAGCCAAATGGCAATTATCTCCCTTTGCGAGCCAAAACAAACCCCTCCTCAAAATGAGGGAGAAAGCAAAACATCGTCATAG
- a CDS encoding DNA-directed RNA polymerase subunit alpha encodes MKECGIKKLEWQDLTPVYGKLIVEPFRRGNATTIGNSIRRILLSSIEGVAITSVKIDGILHEFTAIPGVVEDPIDFILNIRGIVFKYEGDEKKELFLEAGKGAVSAGMIKTPADVIIVNPEHYLATVSEGKLKMEMELERGVGYVPALEEKREKRIGVIPIDTYFSPIKRVNLVIENVRIGQTSDYERLVLEITTNGSIGPKEAVIKTASILSDWTSFFINPEPFEIKEEMPEKIDEEREMLRKILNTSIDELEISVRASNCLRLAGIIRIGDIAKMEEQELLKMKNFGRKSLTEVKEKLAEYSLTLSMPGVDELLEPLSEEEIQKAKEGIIKKDETQEEISSMPGVDELLEPLSEEEIQKAKEGIIKKDETQEEIS; translated from the coding sequence ATGAAAGAATGTGGGATTAAAAAATTAGAATGGCAAGATTTAACGCCTGTCTATGGAAAGCTTATTGTTGAACCATTTAGAAGGGGAAATGCCACTACCATAGGTAATAGCATAAGAAGGATATTGCTTTCATCTATAGAGGGGGTTGCTATTACCTCTGTTAAGATAGATGGCATTCTTCATGAATTTACAGCAATACCAGGGGTAGTAGAAGACCCAATTGACTTTATCTTAAATATCAGAGGGATTGTTTTTAAATATGAAGGGGATGAAAAAAAGGAATTGTTTTTAGAAGCAGGAAAAGGGGCTGTATCTGCCGGAATGATAAAAACGCCAGCAGATGTAATAATAGTCAATCCAGAACACTATCTTGCTACAGTATCTGAGGGAAAATTAAAGATGGAAATGGAATTAGAAAGGGGTGTTGGTTATGTTCCAGCCCTTGAGGAAAAAAGGGAAAAAAGAATAGGCGTAATTCCTATTGATACCTATTTTTCTCCCATAAAAAGGGTGAATCTTGTAATAGAAAATGTAAGAATAGGTCAAACATCAGACTATGAAAGGCTTGTCCTTGAAATTACAACAAATGGCTCTATAGGTCCAAAGGAGGCTGTAATAAAAACAGCATCCATATTATCTGATTGGACATCTTTCTTTATCAATCCAGAACCATTTGAGATTAAAGAAGAGATGCCCGAAAAAATTGATGAAGAAAGGGAAATGTTAAGAAAGATTTTAAATACAAGCATTGATGAGCTTGAAATATCTGTCAGGGCATCCAATTGCCTTCGTTTAGCAGGGATAATAAGAATTGGAGATATTGCAAAGATGGAAGAGCAAGAGCTATTAAAGATGAAAAATTTTGGAAGGAAATCCCTTACAGAGGTAAAGGAAAAGCTTGCTGAATATAGCCTTACATTATCAATGCCAGGTGTAGATGAGCTTTTAGAGCCTTTATCAGAAGAGGAAATACAAAAGGCAAAGGAGGGAATTATAAAAAAAGATGAGACACAGGAAGAAATATCATCAATGCCAGGTGTAGATGAGCTTTTAGAGCCTTTATCAGAAGAGGAAATACAAAAGGCAAAAGAGGGAATTATAAAAAAAGATGAGACACAGGAAGAAATATCTTAA
- the rpsD gene encoding 30S ribosomal protein S4 — translation MARYRGSSCRICRGKAEKLFLKGKRCLSEKCGFSKRPYPPGSQGPNLKARKISDYGKELYEKQKAKYIYGVLEKQFKNYFKKAKTLQGLCGENLLILLERRLDNVIYRAGWATTRTGARQMVSHNHIKINGRGVNIPSYLVKVSETIELDKEPMSSAANLPLWLKVDGKKIEVLRFPARKEIATPIEENKIVAFYSK, via the coding sequence ATGGCAAGATATAGAGGTTCAAGTTGTAGAATTTGCAGGGGAAAGGCTGAAAAGCTTTTCCTTAAAGGAAAAAGGTGTTTGAGCGAAAAATGTGGATTTAGCAAAAGGCCATATCCACCTGGAAGCCAAGGACCAAACCTTAAGGCAAGAAAAATCTCTGATTATGGAAAAGAGCTTTATGAAAAACAAAAGGCAAAATATATATATGGTGTTTTAGAAAAGCAATTTAAAAATTATTTTAAGAAAGCAAAAACCTTACAAGGGCTTTGTGGAGAGAATCTTCTTATTCTTCTTGAAAGGAGGCTTGATAATGTTATTTATAGGGCGGGTTGGGCAACTACCAGAACAGGCGCACGACAAATGGTATCCCATAATCACATTAAGATAAATGGAAGAGGGGTGAATATCCCATCATATCTTGTTAAGGTTTCTGAAACAATAGAATTAGATAAAGAGCCAATGTCTTCGGCTGCCAATCTTCCTTTATGGCTAAAGGTAGATGGCAAAAAAATAGAGGTTTTGCGATTTCCAGCGAGAAAAGAAATAGCAACTCCCATAGAAGAAAATAAGATTGTTGCATTTTATTCTAAATAA
- the rpsK gene encoding 30S ribosomal protein S11, with the protein MAPRVKKEKKDKKKDRKIGIACIYIQSTFNNTIVTIASSEGNVVCWASAGSVGFKGTKKGTPFAAQIAADTAAKKAFEYGVKDAIIFVTGPGAGRESAVRAIQAAGMNIKTIRDVTPIPHNGCRARKRRRV; encoded by the coding sequence ATGGCACCAAGGGTAAAAAAGGAAAAAAAAGATAAAAAAAAGGATAGAAAGATAGGGATTGCCTGTATTTATATACAATCAACATTTAATAATACCATTGTCACAATTGCTTCTTCAGAAGGAAATGTTGTTTGCTGGGCATCTGCTGGTTCTGTTGGTTTTAAAGGAACAAAAAAGGGGACACCATTTGCTGCTCAAATTGCCGCAGATACAGCCGCAAAAAAAGCTTTTGAATATGGAGTAAAAGATGCAATTATTTTTGTTACAGGCCCTGGTGCAGGAAGGGAATCCGCTGTTCGTGCCATCCAGGCAGCTGGAATGAATATTAAGACAATAAGGGATGTAACTCCAATTCCCCATAATGGATGTAGGGCAAGAAAAAGAAGAAGGGTATGA
- the rpsM gene encoding 30S ribosomal protein S13: MARIVGVDLPKNKRIEAALPCIYGIGPSLSKDILQKANVNSSIRVADLSEEQATAIRREIETSGIKVEGELRREVNMNIKRLIEIGTYRGLRHRKGLPVRGQRTHTNARTKRGKRKTVGAKVKK; encoded by the coding sequence ATGGCAAGAATAGTAGGCGTAGATCTTCCAAAGAATAAACGGATAGAGGCGGCACTTCCCTGTATCTATGGGATTGGGCCATCTCTTTCCAAGGATATTCTCCAAAAAGCAAATGTAAATTCCAGTATAAGGGTAGCTGACCTCTCTGAAGAACAAGCTACAGCAATCAGAAGAGAAATTGAGACATCGGGGATTAAAGTAGAAGGAGAGCTTAGAAGAGAGGTAAATATGAATATCAAGCGATTGATTGAAATAGGTACTTATAGGGGATTAAGGCATAGAAAAGGGCTTCCTGTTAGAGGTCAAAGAACCCATACAAACGCAAGAACAAAGAGGGGAAAGAGAAAGACAGTAGGAGCAAAGGTTAAAAAGTAA
- the ilvB gene encoding biosynthetic-type acetolactate synthase large subunit — MKTGAEILIEALKEEGVDVIFGYQGGAVLPIFDVFYKTPEIKIVLVRHEQGAAHSADGYARSTGKTGVCIATSGPGATNLVTGIATAYMDSIPMVAITGQVPTSMIGNDAFQEADIVGITRPITKQNYLVKNTANLYEIVKEAFYLARSGRPGPILIDIPKDVSSGKASYKPIKEVSLRSYSPTYKGHPVQIKKAAEIIEKSQKPVVYSGGGVISSSASEQLREFIEKTGIPITNTLMGLGGFPGEHPLFLGMLGMHGTRYANNAIVEADLIIAIGARFDDRITGKMDEFAKNAKVIHIDIDPAEIGKNIAVDIPIVGDCKEIISELNKIVKPPSISSWINKIQGWKKEYPLAYKDDGGLKPQYVIERIYEITKGEAIITTEVGQNQMWAAQYYKFKRPRQFLSSGGLGTMGYGFPAAIGASIGNPNAIVFDIAGDGSIQMNIQELATCVQEKLPVKVAILNNQYLGMVRQWQELFYEKRYSHTDIAIAPDFVKLAEAYGALGIRVERQEDVDSAIHRAIKFKGPVLIDFRIAKYENVFPMVPAGASLSQMIDGIA, encoded by the coding sequence ATGAAAACAGGGGCTGAAATATTGATTGAGGCATTAAAAGAGGAAGGGGTAGATGTAATCTTTGGCTATCAAGGAGGGGCTGTTCTTCCTATATTTGATGTCTTCTATAAAACACCAGAGATAAAGATTGTCCTTGTTAGGCATGAACAAGGAGCTGCCCATTCTGCGGATGGATATGCAAGGTCAACAGGAAAGACTGGCGTCTGCATTGCAACATCAGGGCCTGGAGCAACAAATCTTGTTACAGGCATTGCAACAGCATATATGGATTCAATTCCAATGGTTGCTATAACCGGCCAGGTTCCAACCTCAATGATTGGAAACGATGCATTTCAAGAGGCAGATATTGTTGGAATAACAAGGCCTATAACCAAGCAGAATTACCTTGTAAAGAATACAGCCAATCTATACGAGATTGTAAAAGAGGCATTCTATCTTGCAAGAAGTGGAAGACCAGGCCCTATTTTGATTGACATTCCAAAGGATGTATCATCTGGCAAGGCATCCTATAAGCCAATTAAGGAGGTTTCTTTAAGAAGCTATAGCCCAACATACAAGGGACATCCTGTGCAGATAAAAAAGGCAGCTGAAATTATTGAAAAATCCCAAAAGCCTGTTGTCTATTCTGGAGGTGGCGTTATATCAAGTAGCGCATCAGAGCAATTAAGGGAATTTATAGAGAAAACAGGGATTCCAATAACAAATACCCTGATGGGATTAGGTGGATTTCCCGGAGAACACCCGCTGTTTTTAGGGATGCTTGGGATGCATGGAACAAGGTATGCAAACAATGCAATAGTTGAGGCAGACCTTATTATTGCAATTGGTGCAAGGTTTGATGATAGGATAACAGGAAAAATGGATGAATTTGCAAAAAATGCAAAGGTTATACATATAGACATAGACCCAGCAGAGATAGGGAAAAATATTGCTGTAGATATTCCAATTGTCGGTGATTGTAAGGAGATAATAAGTGAATTAAATAAGATTGTAAAGCCACCAAGCATTTCAAGTTGGATAAATAAGATACAGGGATGGAAGAAAGAATATCCTTTAGCATACAAAGATGATGGAGGGCTTAAACCACAATATGTTATTGAGAGAATATACGAGATAACAAAAGGAGAGGCAATCATTACAACAGAGGTTGGTCAAAATCAGATGTGGGCAGCACAATACTATAAATTTAAAAGACCAAGGCAATTTTTATCATCAGGTGGACTTGGAACAATGGGATATGGATTTCCAGCTGCAATTGGTGCCTCTATTGGAAATCCTAATGCAATTGTATTTGATATTGCAGGTGATGGCTCTATACAAATGAATATTCAGGAATTGGCAACCTGCGTTCAGGAGAAATTGCCTGTTAAGGTTGCTATATTGAATAACCAGTATTTGGGAATGGTTAGGCAATGGCAGGAGCTATTCTATGAAAAGAGGTATTCCCATACAGACATTGCAATTGCACCAGATTTTGTAAAGCTTGCAGAAGCCTATGGTGCGCTTGGAATAAGGGTTGAAAGACAAGAGGATGTAGATTCTGCAATTCACAGGGCAATTAAATTTAAAGGCCCTGTCTTGATAGATTTCAGAATTGCAAAGTATGAAAATGTATTTCCAATGGTTCCAGCAGGTGCATCTTTATCCCAAATGATAGATGGGATTGCGTAA
- a CDS encoding CopG family antitoxin, giving the protein MVKNNLDIFHFKSLDKIIDFFDTHDLGEYWDKMPEAHFEVGIKRSIHLVAIEPDLAKMLTEIAISSQTLSESLINLWLREKIKSYVGMQSKVMLS; this is encoded by the coding sequence ATGGTAAAAAATAACTTAGATATATTTCATTTTAAGTCATTAGATAAGATAATAGATTTCTTTGACACCCACGATTTAGGAGAATACTGGGATAAGATGCCTGAAGCACATTTTGAGGTTGGTATTAAAAGGAGTATTCATCTTGTTGCCATTGAGCCAGATCTTGCTAAAATGCTAACAGAGATTGCTATATCAAGCCAAACTTTATCCGAATCCCTTATCAACTTATGGCTGAGAGAGAAGATTAAAAGCTATGTAGGGATGCAAAGCAAGGTAATGCTATCTTAA
- a CDS encoding BrnT family toxin → MFKHNVKTDEVEEVFKKGAKFRFVEKGKRRKEDMYVAFGQAESGRYLTVLFIYKNKTKEALILSARDMAKKERKQYGKK, encoded by the coding sequence ATTTTTAAACACAATGTAAAAACAGATGAAGTGGAAGAGGTGTTTAAGAAAGGAGCAAAGTTTCGTTTCGTTGAAAAAGGTAAGCGAAGGAAGGAAGATATGTATGTAGCGTTTGGACAAGCCGAGAGTGGACGGTATTTGACTGTACTTTTTATATATAAGAACAAGACAAAGGAAGCTCTAATATTGAGTGCAAGAGATATGGCGAAAAAGGAGAGAAAACAATATGGTAAAAAATAA
- a CDS encoding phospholipase D-like domain-containing protein has translation MNRGTNAPAKNIKKLRADIGTPKHRIRQRLTKELLPTLRELLCLTQKNGGTCYAALYELTDRELICDLENTPGTQLVLSNANSSKKVGGKQTMVYDGTNAQSRKRLRANDNIYLIDRMLKGNSIGHNKFIVYEDAQRQIRSVLTGSTNWTPTGLCGQTNNAILIDDKVIASHYLEYWKRLRNEQVQLQGQKLRTWAHKNPKEVSLGPGAGSLKVWFSPNTRRKTKNSSEVPVDLAEVYKIIEGAQKVILFLLFNPGTPSIIDKVKEVAAARAKEGKTLFVRGAISDAKTADKAGTVRVFSRSVQKRSNIVITGVAGIPDDFGYWEKELLKLGHAAIHDKVLVVDPFLEDCAVVTGSHNLGFKASYANDENLVIIRRNQQVAEAFATHVLDVVNHYKWRYKLQKLYRKEKNLDKAWQDLCDTNKWQNKYFNTRFLESRDQFVFS, from the coding sequence ATGAATCGGGGCACCAACGCGCCCGCCAAAAACATCAAGAAACTCCGAGCAGATATTGGCACCCCAAAACACCGGATTCGCCAACGGCTAACAAAAGAGTTGTTGCCCACTCTGCGTGAACTTCTTTGTTTAACCCAGAAGAATGGAGGCACTTGTTACGCTGCGCTATACGAGCTCACCGATAGAGAGTTGATTTGTGACTTAGAGAATACCCCCGGAACCCAGCTTGTGCTCTCAAACGCCAACTCATCAAAGAAAGTGGGTGGGAAGCAAACTATGGTCTACGATGGAACGAACGCCCAGTCGCGTAAACGGCTTCGTGCGAACGATAATATCTACCTGATAGATCGGATGCTTAAGGGCAATAGTATCGGTCACAATAAGTTCATCGTTTACGAGGATGCACAGCGGCAAATCCGCTCTGTGCTAACCGGGAGCACGAACTGGACTCCGACTGGTCTCTGCGGTCAGACAAACAACGCTATTCTCATTGACGACAAGGTCATAGCCTCGCATTACCTTGAGTATTGGAAGCGACTGCGAAATGAACAGGTCCAACTTCAGGGTCAAAAGCTTCGGACATGGGCACACAAGAATCCAAAGGAAGTCTCGTTGGGGCCTGGGGCTGGGAGCCTGAAGGTATGGTTTTCACCAAACACCCGGAGAAAGACTAAGAATTCAAGTGAAGTTCCGGTGGACTTGGCGGAGGTCTACAAGATCATTGAGGGGGCACAGAAGGTGATACTCTTTTTGCTGTTTAATCCAGGAACCCCAAGCATCATTGACAAAGTGAAGGAAGTGGCGGCTGCACGGGCAAAGGAAGGCAAGACATTGTTTGTTCGTGGCGCAATTTCTGATGCGAAGACCGCAGATAAAGCCGGCACAGTCCGAGTCTTCAGCCGATCAGTCCAGAAGCGTTCTAATATCGTCATCACAGGAGTTGCCGGTATACCAGACGACTTTGGCTACTGGGAGAAAGAACTGCTGAAGCTTGGACACGCGGCTATCCACGACAAGGTGCTCGTTGTAGATCCGTTCTTGGAGGATTGCGCTGTAGTCACTGGCAGCCATAATCTAGGTTTTAAGGCTTCCTACGCCAATGACGAAAATCTCGTGATCATTCGTCGTAACCAGCAAGTGGCCGAGGCGTTCGCTACCCATGTCCTTGATGTTGTAAATCACTATAAGTGGCGCTACAAGCTGCAGAAACTTTACAGGAAGGAGAAAAACCTGGATAAAGCGTGGCAGGACCTTTGTGACACGAACAAATGGCAAAATAAATATTTTAACACTAGGTTCCTTGAAAGCCGAGATCAATTTGTGTTCTCATAA